The Dyadobacter sandarakinus DNA window GGTCGGGTGGTGATCTCGGGAGTAGGTAAAAGTGCCATTGTAGGGCAGAAAATCGTAGCCACGCTCAACTCCACCGGAACGCCCGCCTTGTTCATGCATGCTGCCGATGCCATCCATGGCGACCTGGGTATGATCCAGGCCAGCGATGTTGTGCTGGTTATTTCCAAAAGCGGGGATACCGCGGAAATCAAGGTACTTGTACCCCTTCTGAAACGGACAGGCGTGCAGATGATCGCCATGGTCAGCAACCGGGATTCGTACCTGGCCCGCAACTGCGGACATGTGCTGCACGCATTCGCTCCCGCAGAGGCAGACCCGCTGAACCTTGCTCCCACGACCAGTACCTCTGTGGCAATGGCCCTGGGCGATGCCCTGGCGATCTGCCTGCTCGAAGCCCGCGGATTTACCTCAGATGATTTTGCAAAGTACCATCCCGGTGGGTCGCTCGGAAAGCGGCTTTATCTTAAAATCTGCGACATTTACCCGCATAATGCATTGCCTGTGGTGCATGAAAATGCAGGCTTACAGGAAATTATCCTTGAAATGACTTCAAAAAGGCTGGGTGCTACTGCAGTGCAGGATGATGAAGGTGGTATGGCAGGCATTATCACGGATGGGGACCTGCGGCGTATGCTCAAACAGTTCAATGGAAATGATATGCTCGGCCTGCGTGCAAGGCAAATTATGACGGCCACTCCGATCAGTGTAGGGCCGGATGAATATGCAGTGAAAGCACTGGAATTAATGCAGGCCAAAAGTATCACGCAGGTGGTGGTTGCCGAACACGGCAGGGTACTTGGGTTTGTCCACCTGCATGACTTGCTCCGGGAGGGGCTTGTGTAATGTGACCTACCGGAACCGGTTTGATTTCTGAACCGTACGTTCGTCCCGACGGATAAAGCGGTTTGCAAACACATTGGCCAGCATAGCGCCCACCAGCCCGTAAAAGCCCAGATCGTACTGGCCGGGTGAGTTGGGATCAAAAAGCTTGGCAGTTTTATAAAACGTAAAATAAATGACCAGACCCATCAGGATGGTCATCAGTATTGAGTTTACTGCACATAAGGCTGATTGCAGGATCCTGTTTTTATACTGAAAAATGGTATAAGCTGCGACTGCTCCTACCACAATCCCGAGAAAGATCAGGTAATATACCGGCTGCACTTCCGACTGGACGGTGTTGATGTAATGCGTAAGCGTTGTGGCTGTCAGGTCGGCCCTTTCTGTACCATTGAGCGAAGTTTTACTCCAAATAGGCAGGGAAACAAAAAGCCCCATTCCAATGACCGTCAGGGCCAGGAAAATACTTTGTATTCTTTGTATCATGTCTGATGTGGTTTGTCCCGAAAAACGGACAGCAAAATTAGTAAAGACGCTTGGAGCGCAAAGTTTATCAGGAAATTAGTTGTCCATAAAGGTCAAATTCCTCTGCCGATGTAATTTTTACCTCTGCAAAGTCACCGACCCGCACATACTGAGCCGCAGGGATAAGTACTTCATTGTCAACTTCGGGAGAGTCAAATTGGGTACGGCCTATAAAATGCCCGCCCTCTTTCCGGTCAAAAAGTACCTTGAAGGTTTGGCCCACTTTGGCCTGGTTGTGATCGTATGAAATCCCCTGCTGCAACTCCATAATGGCATCAGCACGCTCCTGCTTGATCTCAGCAGGTACGTCGTCTTCCATTGTATGGGAGTGGGTATTGTCTTCGTGAGAGTACTGAAATGCCCCCAGACGGTCAAAACGCATTTTTTCAACAAACTCATACGTTTCATCGAACAATGCCTCGGTCTCGCCGGGATGTCCTACGATCAGGGTGGTACGCAATGCAACATCAGGTACTTTGTCACGTATCGTACTGATCAGCGCCTCGGTTTTTTCACGCGTGATTCCACGCCGCATAGACCGGAGGATTTCCGTAGATCCCGATTGCAGCGGCATATCCAGGTATTTGCAAATGTTGCTCCGCTCGTTCATGACATCCAGTATATCCATCGGAAAGCCCGCAGGATATGCATACTGCAGCCTGATCCATTCAATGCCTTCCACATCGGACAGCCGCAGCATCAGGTCAGACAGGTTTCTTTTTTTATAAATATCAAGACCGTAGTAAGTAAGGTCCTGCGCAATGAGGATGAGCTCTTTGGTGCCTCTTTTTGCCAGTGATTGCGCCTCTTTTACAAGTTCCTCAATAGGACGGGATATGTGTCCGCCGCGCATCAGCGGGATGGCACAAAAGCTGCACGGGCGATCACAGCCTTCTGCAATTTTCAGGTATGCAAAATGGGCAGGCGTAGTAAGCAGTCGTTCGCCGACGAGCTCGTGTTTGTAATCGGCTTTCAGGGTTTTGAGCAGGCGCGGTAGCTCGTTGGTGCCAAACCATGCATCTACCGTAGGAATCTCAACAGAAAGCTCATCTTTGTACCGGTGAGAGAGGCAGCCGGTAACATATACTTTGTCTACAATACCGGCAGCCTTGGCATCGGCATACCTCAGAATCGTTTCAATGGATTCTTCCTTGGCACCGTCAATAAATCCGCAGGTATTGATCACCACGATCTGGGAGTCGTCCTTTTTGGATTCGTGGGCCACATTAAATCCGTTTCCTTTCAGCTGTGTGTACAGAACTTCGGAGTCCACAAGGTTTTTGGAGCAACCCAGTGTTACGATATTGACTTTGTTTTTAACTATTCCTTTGGTTTTCATTGGTATGAGCTGGGGCCACAGGCATTCAGCTATCGGCTTACATGGTTAAAACTGCATTTCCCGTCAAAGTGACTGATTATGAACGGTGAAATGGGGTGCAAAGTTCGGGAAAAATCAGACAGGAACTACTATGAGATCAGGGGAAATGCAGTAACGCAGAAGGTGGCCGGTATCTTTTTAAAATATTCATGGATCACCCAGTCACCCGGCATTTTGTCTGAGAGAACAAAATAATCACCATTTGTAAGATAGTACCTTGTAAAAGCAAATCTTGCCTTTGCATTATTATGAACCACCACAATCCTTTCAATATCCCCATTTTTCAGCCTGAGGCTGCTGTCTGAAAATGTAATTTCAAGTTCATGTTCTTCCGGGAAAGTTTCAATGGTAACTCCCTGTACATTGTTCCAATGGTTGAGATCCATAACAATCACGAATAGTCCCAAACCTATGCATGCCAGGCTTGTTACAAGCAGCAAGAGCCACACCAGGATCTGATAACTGACATCCGGTCCGATGTATATGGTAAATATTAGTTTCAGAAGCATGCTGCCTATTGGAAGCATGAAGTACCCGGGCAGATTGGATGAGGTCAGGAAATAATACCAGGCTGTGATCTTGTAAGTACGCTTTACTTTCAGAGGCGAGTTGGAGCCGATCGTGTCCCTTGTATGCCGGAGCATCCACCACAAAATGAGGCTTGCAGGTACGAAAATAATCAGGAAAACAATGAGTGTATCCATAAAAAAGGTATCTTATGACCGATGTCTTTAAGATACCTTCATTTCGCAAGAACTGCATTAAACATTGTATCCTGCGGCTACTTGCAGGGATTAACGGAATTAATCCTACTTCTTAAACAACGAGTCCACAAACTCCGATCGGTCGAATTATGAACTACTTAGGGATCTTGGGAAACCAACATTTGTGGTTGGTATAGTTTAGCTTTTCAAAATATTTGAAAATGTCCTCTACTCCGTATGTGCCACCGGGAATAATTACCTTGGTATCGTCTATCAGGCTAAACTGATAATAGTAAATATTCACTTTGCCACGAGTGTGAAACCGATCAACTCCAATAATGGTTTCGGTTGAGAGCACGCTTTCAGATTCATCTCTTCTTACTCTTATGATACGACTTCCCGGCTCAAAAAACAGGCTTGTCTCCTTGACATGGCGCCAATGATTGAATAGCAGATTAAGTAAGCCATATCCTATAAAATCCATCAGAAATGTTACCAGCAGACTTAATGACTGGGCCATTGTGTCACGAAAGGAACTTGTAATGTAAAACCAAAACATGATCACACCCATGCATGCATAAATGATCGCGATTATGCTATCAAGTCTTACAAAATAGCGCCAGGCTGAAGTCGTAAAAAGTGTAGGTTCTTTAAGGATACGCTGCGTCCGGAGATTGCTCTGGTAAGTAGCATAAGCAATAAAAAATGGTGGTCCGCATGCTACGGCGAATACGAAAAGCACCAAAAATACGGTCTCGCGAGTTGTCAAAGACTATTGCTTGGGAAGGATACTGATCTTACGGACTGACCTTATTTTTGAAATGCTCCGGCTTGCATGAATTATATTTAAAACCTCAATTCTATCCGATACTTTGTAAATGATGAGGTAACCTCCATATCGGGCATTCCGGTATTTTTTCGTTTGGGAGCCAAATGCCGGCACTCAGGATGGTGAAGATACCCTGTGGAAAGACTCTTGATTAAATCGGATAGTTCATTAATAAAGACAGTGGCGGATCCATACGAGAACGTCTCAATACCATACAGGTAAATATCTTCCAGACTTTGTATAGCTTCCTGGCTGATGACTACTTCGCGTACTTCGACTTCCACTTGTCAATGGTTTTTGCCATTTCCTGCATGTTGACAAAAGGACCCTTCTCAACCTCTCTGATCATGTTTTTAAACTTTTCTTCACTCAATGCATTTCCTGCAAAGGTCAGATTTGTTTTCGATGTTTTTAGTTTGCCCATATCCCAAGTTAGCAAATGCAGATTGCAGCTCCTACTTCTTAAACAACGAGTCCACAAACTCCGAGCGGTCAAATACCTGCAGATCATCCATTTTCTCACCTACGCCGATGTACTTCACGGGAATTTTGAATTCATCGGAAATCCCGATGACCACGCCGCCTTTGGCCGTACCGTCGAGTTTGGTAATGGCAAGGGCTGTGATTTCAGTGACTTTAGTAAACTCTCTGGCCTGGATCACGGCATTCTGGCCGGTACTGCCGTCGAGTACGAGCAGGACTTCGTGGGGGGCGTCAGGGATGATCTTCTGCATTACCCGCTTGATTTTCGAAAGCTCATTCATCAGGTTCACTTTCGTATGAAGGCGGCCTGCTGTATCGATAATGATCACGTCCGCACCTGTTTCACTTCCTTTTTTCAATGCATCAAATGCAACTGCGGAAGGATCTGTGTTCATGCCATGGTCGATAACCGGTACGTTGACCCGCTGTCCCCATAATTTCAGCTGATCCACTGCGGCAGCCCGGAAAGTATCCGCAGCGCCTAGTACCACCTTGTGACCACGCTGATGAAACTGATGTGCCAGCTTGCCGATCGTGGTGGTTTTTCCCACACCATTTACTCCGACTACCATAATCACAAATGGTTTGGGTAAATGTTCGGTTTCAAAACTGTCGGTTACATCGATGGATTTATTCTCGGTCAGCAGGGCTGCAATTTCTTCCCGGAGCATCCTGTCGAGCTCGCTGGTCGTAGCGTATTTATCTTTGGCGACCCGCTCTTCAATGCGCCGGATTACCTTCACGGTAGTTTCCACGCCTACATCTGAGCTGACGAGTATATCTTCCAGTTCATCCAGTACATCTTCGTCGATGGTAGTTTTGCCGACCAGTGCCTTGGACAGTTTTCCAAAGAAGCTGTCCTTTGTTTTTTCAAGACCTTTATCTAGCGTTTCCTTTTTCTCTTTGGAAAAAAAACCAAAAAAGCTCATAGTGCCGGGATGTTAATTTTTCACAAATAAAACAAAAAAAGTCCCGAATAGGGACTTTTTTGCAAATGGGGTCTTCGACTGCGCTCAGACTGACAAGGTGGCTTGGCTCAGACTGACAACCCGGCTCGCTCGGGCTAACAATTCGACTTTGGTCACCGGACAATCATAGATAATTGACTGTTCAATGCACAAATGCTCTTGCGTACGATCAAGTGATTGTCGGTCTGAGCGAAGTCGAAGACTAGTTTTTCAGTGCGCCCTGAACTCCGTCAAGGGGTACGATTTCTTCTTTAAAGGTGTAAGCTCCTGTTTTTGGAGATTTCACGGCTTTAATCACTTTGGCAAATGATTTACCGCCTTCTTTTTTCAGGGTAGCAACTACTTTCTTTGCCATGTCTGTATATGTTTTATGAAGTTATAACTTGTATCAAAACCGGTCCCAGGACCTGGTCAGATCATTATTTAATCTCTTTGTGAACCGTATAACGTCTCAGGAATGAATTGAATTTCTTCAGCTCCATACGGCCTGGCGTGTTCTTGCGATTTTTTGTCGTCACATAACGTGACATTCCTGGAACACCGCTATCTTTTTGTTCTGTGCATTCCAATATGACTTGTACTCTGTTGCCTTTCTTAGCCATTACTTTCGATCGTTTTACAAAATAGGATTGCAAAAGTAAAGACTTTTGACTTTGCACGCAATAACTGCTTTAAAATATCACGCAATTTTTTGCATCTAATCAGGTGGAAAGCGCAATGTTAAGGAGTTGCAGCACAGCAAAGTACAGCAAAGTTTACCTACATTAAATGCTATTTTCTGGCACGATTGTTAAGGAAATTCAGAGCAAACTTGTTTTCTTCGTGATAAGTTTTGCAACAACCTTAATCTGGCGGAAATTTTTAAATTGAAAAAAATGACACTTAAACATTGTACTTCTGCGGCCTTTACTGCTCTGGCAGTTTCCCTGCTGATCAGCTGTTCTTCCAAGGAAGATAAGGAAAAATATGATTACTACTATGGCTCGGGAAGTAAAGTGAGGGAAGAGGCTGCCTTGGTAAAGCTTCAGAACGATCGTAAAAACCCGGTAGATGAGTCGGCACCGATGGCTACTCCTGCTGCCGCACCAGCTCAGGCCGACGCTGCCAAGCCAGCTGGCGACAGTGCTGCTGCCAAAACCGCCGATGCTTCTAAAGCAGGGGCCGAGGCAGCGCCTGCGGGTCCTCCCAAGCGTAAGCCTGTTCCTGCTGATGTATTGGCTTTGGTCAACAAACACGCATGTTTTGCCTGCCACCAGGCTTATGATAAGGTAATTGGTCCTGCATACTCGGATGTTGCCAAAAAGAAATATACTACGGACCAGATCGTGGAGCTGGTGCACAGCCCCAAGCCTGAGCACTGGCCGGGCTATCCTCCGATGGCTCCAATGCCTCATGTTCCAAAGGGTGACATCGTGGTAATAGCTACCTGGATCAACTCTTTATAAGCTGCATTTGCAGATCGTAATTTGGAAGTCCGGCCGGTATCGAGCCGGACTTTCGTGGTTTTCACATAGTCCCATCCGCACCAGAACTGCCGCATTTGGGGCGGTTGTTATATCTTTGCAAGACAACAGTAACTTGTTATGACCCCAGAGACTTTGCTACCTGCCGTAATTACAGACGAAGTGTTGGCACAATATGAAACTGTAATAGGACTGGAAGTGCATTGCCAGCTTCTGACAGAATCCAAGCTGTTTGCCCGTGACCGGAACCTTTTTGGTACGGAGCCTAACACGAATATAGGCCCGCTGACGATTGCGTTGCCGGGAACATTGCCGAAAGTGAACCGCAAAGCAGTGGAATATGCTGTGCGGCTCGGACTGGCCTGTGGCTGCGAGATCAGCCGCAAGACGATTTTTGACCGCAAAAATTACTTTTATCCCGATTTGCCCAAAGGATACCAGATATCCCAGGATAAAAGTCCCATTTGCGACAAAGGCGGAGTTACGATTTCGGTAAAAAATGAAGAGGGTAAACTGGTCGAGAAGGTCATACGCTTTCACCACATTCACCTGGAAGAGGATGCCGGCAAGTCTGTCCACGACGGCAGTGATACCGAAACGCTGCTCGACTACAACCGGGCAGGTACGCCGCTGGTTGAAATGGTATCTGAGCCGGACCTGAGATCGGCGGAGGAAACCGGCGCATTTGTAACGGAAATCCGCCGGCTGGTGCGCTACCTGGGCATTAGTGATGGCAATATGGAGGAAGGTTCCCTTCGCTGTGATGTCAATATTTCAGTCAGGAAAAGAGGTGCTGCTGAATATGGTACCAAGGTTGAAGTCAAAAATATGAACTCGATCCGCAACATGATGCGGGCGATTTTGTTTGAAACAAAAAGGCAGGTGACTGCCCTGGAAAGTGGTGATACCATCAGCCAGGAAACTAGAATGTTTGACGTTGAAACCGGTCAGACTTTCGGAATGCGGGTAAAGGAAACAATGAACGATTACCGCTATTTTCCTGATCCTGACCTCAGTCCGGTTATCATCTCCGAGCAGTGGCTCAGCGAAATACGCTCACATATGCCTTCCCTGCCGCAGGAGCTGCGTGAAAAATTTACAAACGTTTATGGAATTCCTGCTTATGATGCTGCCGTACTCACAGATACCCGGGAGCTTGCAGCGTATTTTGAAGCAGTTTGTGCAAATACAAAGCATTACAAATCAGCATCCAACTGGCTGATGGGCCCTGTAAAATCATTCCTGAATGAGCACGGTGGTGAGATCAGTGCTTTTCCGATCAAACCTGAGGCCCTGGCGGCACTTATTGATCTGACCGAAGATGGTGTGATCAGTAACAGTGTGGCTTCACAAAAGATTTTTCCAGCTATGCTGGCATCCCCGGACGAGTCGCCCGCGGATATCGCTTCTGCAAATAACTGGCTGCAAAACAGCAATACAAATGAGTTGGAAACGTTGGTAGAGGAGGTTATTGCGTCGATGCCGGACAAGGTAGCGGCCTACCGGAAGGGTAAAAAAGGGCTTATCGGATTGTTTGTCGGGGAAGTGATGAAAAAGTCAAATAATACGGCTGATCCCAAGCTCGTAAACCAGCTGCTTGCCCGGAAACTATAAGCATACTGTCACAAAAAAGGTCCACCTGAGATTATGAAAAAGTATATCAAGCCCGTATTTCTTGCCTGCCTTCTTTGCCTTACCGGAATGCTGGCAGTAGCCCAGAACCTGGAACCCATGAAGTTTACGGTAAACGGAAAGGTGAAAAATGGTGCGAAGGGTGAAAAGGTCATTCTGGCACAGTCAGCTGCAAACGGTTCCGCGATCGTGATCGACTCGGCGATGGTAGCCAATGATGGTACTTTCAAATTACAGGGTACAGAAAAGGATAGAGGCAGCTTTTTTACTTTAAATATAGCAGGTCGTCAGAAGGTGGTTCTGCTGGTGGAAGGCGGCGAGACTTTTAATGTACTTGCAGATGGAACAAGCAAAGATGCCAAAGGAAACGGAGGCGGATCGGAAGTGACAGGTTCCAAAAATATGGAGTACTATGGAAAGGTTGACCGCCTGATGCAGGACTTCTCCAAAAAAGTGACGGTATGGAACGAGGAATTTGCTGCTGCCGAAGAAAAGAAAGACACCAAGAAAATAGCAGAAATACAGCAGGCTTATACCAAGGCTGATCAGGAGCGGCTGGGTGTAATCCGTGGACTGTTGCCTGAAATGGGTACTTCACTGATTGCGCTTTTTACAGCTAATAACTTCCTGGATCCCGATACAGATCTTCCATTACTTAAAAAGCTGGCAGATAGTTACGACCAGGTAAAACCTACACCTACTCTGGCCAGAGCCTTTATTGGGCAGGTGAAGCGCACAGCTGGTCTAGCTGTGGGAGAGCAGGCGCCTGACTTTACCCTGAATGATCCCGAAGGCAAGCCGCTTGCACTTTCTTCACTCAAAGGAAAATATGTACTGATCGACTTCTGGGCATCATGGTGCGGACCCTGCCGGATGGAAAATCCGAATGTGGTACGGATGTACGATAAATTCAAGGACAAAGGTTTCTCTATTTACGGTGTATCCCTGGATGATAATGAGAAAGCCTGGAAAACGGCTATCGCACGTGATAACCTCAAATGGCAGCATGGCTCGGAGCTGAAAAAATGGAACTCCGGTGTAGCCCAGACGTACGGCGTGAATGCGATTCCCGCCACTTTCCTGCTCGACCGTGACGGGAAAATCATTGCTAAAAACCTGCGCGGACCTGCATTGGAAAGCAAGCTTACGGAGTTGCTCGGACAATAAAGACTATTGCTCCTCCAAAGTGTAATGAAAGCCGAGCGGATCAGGGAATTTGTAACTAAAATCAAAATCCCTTGAAAGCTTTTCCGCCAGAACAATTTTGAATGCGGGCGTTTTTTCCGGTGAATCATAAGTCGGAGCTTCCCATCCGAATTGTGCACAGCATAAATCATAGACAGCCCGGCGACTGGGATGCAATGGGGCTACAACATTGTAGGTCCCGCTTTTTATCCCCTGCACGAGCATCGCTGATATAATTTCCACGGCATCGTCCCGGTGAATGTAATTGACAGGAAGGTCGCCTGTAGTCAGGTTCTTTTGTCCCCGCACGTACTTGCCCGGAATGCGGTTGTAACCCAGCAGTCCGCCGAGTCGCAGGATTGTCACCGTTTTGTCCGCCCTTAAATCTTCCATCAATTTTTCAGCAGTAACAATATCCTGAGATGCCGATTGTGCCGCCTCAATCACATCTTTCTCTGTTACTGCCCGGTTAAGGTCAGGGTACACGCTGGTGGAACTGATAAATACAACCTCACGGATCTGTGACTTTCTAATCGCGTTTGCAATGGCAGAAACCTGTAAAGGATAGTGGCCGTCACCATACACTTTGGTGCGCGGTGGGAGTGAGATAATAAGGGTGTCTACTTCAAAAAATGGGCTGTCCAGCGCCTGTGCAAGGTCGGTTTCCTTACCCAAGTCGATCAGGTAGCCCTGAATGCCCTGGGCCTCAAACAAGTTTATTTTGGCAGGCGAGGTAGTACTGCCTTTTACCAATGATGTAATAGGAAGGGTTTTCAGACGTTGAGCTAGCGGATACCCCAGCCACCCGCATCCCAGGATACCAAAACTTTTTTTACCTACTTTTGAAACCTGTTCTGTCATAAATTTTTCACAAAATGAGCATTCGTTTTCTTCAGTTTGCCTGG harbors:
- a CDS encoding KpsF/GutQ family sugar-phosphate isomerase translates to MKLIKNIQSIAKEVLRQEADALHSLVELIDDEFESCVHLILHSGGRVVISGVGKSAIVGQKIVATLNSTGTPALFMHAADAIHGDLGMIQASDVVLVISKSGDTAEIKVLVPLLKRTGVQMIAMVSNRDSYLARNCGHVLHAFAPAEADPLNLAPTTSTSVAMALGDALAICLLEARGFTSDDFAKYHPGGSLGKRLYLKICDIYPHNALPVVHENAGLQEIILEMTSKRLGATAVQDDEGGMAGIITDGDLRRMLKQFNGNDMLGLRARQIMTATPISVGPDEYAVKALELMQAKSITQVVVAEHGRVLGFVHLHDLLREGLV
- a CDS encoding DUF4293 domain-containing protein; this translates as MIQRIQSIFLALTVIGMGLFVSLPIWSKTSLNGTERADLTATTLTHYINTVQSEVQPVYYLIFLGIVVGAVAAYTIFQYKNRILQSALCAVNSILMTILMGLVIYFTFYKTAKLFDPNSPGQYDLGFYGLVGAMLANVFANRFIRRDERTVQKSNRFR
- the rimO gene encoding 30S ribosomal protein S12 methylthiotransferase RimO, encoding MKTKGIVKNKVNIVTLGCSKNLVDSEVLYTQLKGNGFNVAHESKKDDSQIVVINTCGFIDGAKEESIETILRYADAKAAGIVDKVYVTGCLSHRYKDELSVEIPTVDAWFGTNELPRLLKTLKADYKHELVGERLLTTPAHFAYLKIAEGCDRPCSFCAIPLMRGGHISRPIEELVKEAQSLAKRGTKELILIAQDLTYYGLDIYKKRNLSDLMLRLSDVEGIEWIRLQYAYPAGFPMDILDVMNERSNICKYLDMPLQSGSTEILRSMRRGITREKTEALISTIRDKVPDVALRTTLIVGHPGETEALFDETYEFVEKMRFDRLGAFQYSHEDNTHSHTMEDDVPAEIKQERADAIMELQQGISYDHNQAKVGQTFKVLFDRKEGGHFIGRTQFDSPEVDNEVLIPAAQYVRVGDFAEVKITSAEEFDLYGQLIS
- a CDS encoding type II toxin-antitoxin system RelE/ParE family toxin; protein product: MPAFGSQTKKYRNARYGGYLIIYKVSDRIEVLNIIHASRSISKIRSVRKISILPKQ
- the ftsY gene encoding signal recognition particle-docking protein FtsY, producing the protein MSFFGFFSKEKKETLDKGLEKTKDSFFGKLSKALVGKTTIDEDVLDELEDILVSSDVGVETTVKVIRRIEERVAKDKYATTSELDRMLREEIAALLTENKSIDVTDSFETEHLPKPFVIMVVGVNGVGKTTTIGKLAHQFHQRGHKVVLGAADTFRAAAVDQLKLWGQRVNVPVIDHGMNTDPSAVAFDALKKGSETGADVIIIDTAGRLHTKVNLMNELSKIKRVMQKIIPDAPHEVLLVLDGSTGQNAVIQAREFTKVTEITALAITKLDGTAKGGVVIGISDEFKIPVKYIGVGEKMDDLQVFDRSEFVDSLFKK
- a CDS encoding DUF4295 domain-containing protein, whose amino-acid sequence is MAKKVVATLKKEGGKSFAKVIKAVKSPKTGAYTFKEEIVPLDGVQGALKN
- the rpmG gene encoding 50S ribosomal protein L33, which encodes MAKKGNRVQVILECTEQKDSGVPGMSRYVTTKNRKNTPGRMELKKFNSFLRRYTVHKEIK
- a CDS encoding c-type cytochrome yields the protein MTLKHCTSAAFTALAVSLLISCSSKEDKEKYDYYYGSGSKVREEAALVKLQNDRKNPVDESAPMATPAAAPAQADAAKPAGDSAAAKTADASKAGAEAAPAGPPKRKPVPADVLALVNKHACFACHQAYDKVIGPAYSDVAKKKYTTDQIVELVHSPKPEHWPGYPPMAPMPHVPKGDIVVIATWINSL
- the gatB gene encoding Asp-tRNA(Asn)/Glu-tRNA(Gln) amidotransferase subunit GatB, producing MTPETLLPAVITDEVLAQYETVIGLEVHCQLLTESKLFARDRNLFGTEPNTNIGPLTIALPGTLPKVNRKAVEYAVRLGLACGCEISRKTIFDRKNYFYPDLPKGYQISQDKSPICDKGGVTISVKNEEGKLVEKVIRFHHIHLEEDAGKSVHDGSDTETLLDYNRAGTPLVEMVSEPDLRSAEETGAFVTEIRRLVRYLGISDGNMEEGSLRCDVNISVRKRGAAEYGTKVEVKNMNSIRNMMRAILFETKRQVTALESGDTISQETRMFDVETGQTFGMRVKETMNDYRYFPDPDLSPVIISEQWLSEIRSHMPSLPQELREKFTNVYGIPAYDAAVLTDTRELAAYFEAVCANTKHYKSASNWLMGPVKSFLNEHGGEISAFPIKPEALAALIDLTEDGVISNSVASQKIFPAMLASPDESPADIASANNWLQNSNTNELETLVEEVIASMPDKVAAYRKGKKGLIGLFVGEVMKKSNNTADPKLVNQLLARKL
- a CDS encoding TlpA disulfide reductase family protein — translated: MKKYIKPVFLACLLCLTGMLAVAQNLEPMKFTVNGKVKNGAKGEKVILAQSAANGSAIVIDSAMVANDGTFKLQGTEKDRGSFFTLNIAGRQKVVLLVEGGETFNVLADGTSKDAKGNGGGSEVTGSKNMEYYGKVDRLMQDFSKKVTVWNEEFAAAEEKKDTKKIAEIQQAYTKADQERLGVIRGLLPEMGTSLIALFTANNFLDPDTDLPLLKKLADSYDQVKPTPTLARAFIGQVKRTAGLAVGEQAPDFTLNDPEGKPLALSSLKGKYVLIDFWASWCGPCRMENPNVVRMYDKFKDKGFSIYGVSLDDNEKAWKTAIARDNLKWQHGSELKKWNSGVAQTYGVNAIPATFLLDRDGKIIAKNLRGPALESKLTELLGQ
- a CDS encoding NAD(P)H-binding protein; this translates as MTEQVSKVGKKSFGILGCGWLGYPLAQRLKTLPITSLVKGSTTSPAKINLFEAQGIQGYLIDLGKETDLAQALDSPFFEVDTLIISLPPRTKVYGDGHYPLQVSAIANAIRKSQIREVVFISSTSVYPDLNRAVTEKDVIEAAQSASQDIVTAEKLMEDLRADKTVTILRLGGLLGYNRIPGKYVRGQKNLTTGDLPVNYIHRDDAVEIISAMLVQGIKSGTYNVVAPLHPSRRAVYDLCCAQFGWEAPTYDSPEKTPAFKIVLAEKLSRDFDFSYKFPDPLGFHYTLEEQ